From a single Notolabrus celidotus isolate fNotCel1 chromosome 7, fNotCel1.pri, whole genome shotgun sequence genomic region:
- the crybb1l2 gene encoding LOW QUALITY PROTEIN: crystallin, beta B1, like 2 (The sequence of the model RefSeq protein was modified relative to this genomic sequence to represent the inferred CDS: inserted 2 bases in 2 codons; deleted 2 bases in 2 codons; substituted 1 base at 1 genomic stop codon) has translation MSAGGEKSKSASQTDGKAAQNKMSETGMMSHKMSVFDQENFQGRCIEITGXVXVCEMGMDKVRSLRVHSGPFVGFEQMNLCGEMFILEKGEYPRWDSWSNCQKNDYLLSFRPVRMDPEKHKISLFEIGEFKGRKMEIMDDDVPSLPSYVFTDRVGSILVSCGTFVGYQFPGYRGSQYLLEXGEFRHFNEFGARSPKMQSIRRIRDMQWHPHGCYTV, from the exons atgtctgcaggaggagagaaatCCAAGTCTGCTTCCCAGACTGATGGGAAGGCGGCTCAGAACAAGATGTCTGAGACTGGCATGATGTCCCACAAG ATGAGTGTGTTTGACCAGGAGAACTTCCAAGGCCGCTGCATTGAGATCACCG gtgtatgagtgtgtgagatGGGGATGGACAAGGTGCGCTCCCTGCGTGTTCACAGTGGTCC cttcGTGGGCTTTGAGCAGATGAACCTCTGTGGAGAGATGTTCATCCTGGAGAAGGGTGAGTATCCTCGCTGGGACTCCTGGAGCAACTGCCAG AAGAACGACTACCTGCTGTCTTTCAGACCTGTCCGCATG GACCCCGAGAAGCACAAG ATCTCCCTGTTCGAGATTGGAGAGTTTAAGGGTCGCAAGATGGAGATCATGGACGATGATGTCCCCAGCCTCCCCTCCTACGTTTTCACTGATAGAGTTGGCAGCATTTTGGTCAGCTGTGGAAC TTTTGTGGGCTACCAGTTCCCCGGATACCGTGGCAGCCAGTACCTGCTGG AAGGTGAATTCAGACATTTCAATGAGTTTGGTGCCCGCAGCCCCAAGATGCAGTCTATTAGGCGCATTCGCGACATGCAGTGGCACCCACATGGCTGCTACACTGTGTGA